A stretch of DNA from Coccidioides posadasii str. Silveira chromosome 1, complete sequence:
CGGGTCAGGGTCTCAGCATTGGTCACTTCGTGAGGGCAAGGAAAGAGGTCCTGTTGGGACCTCTTTTCCTCCACCAATCAATGACCCTGTTGGAAGGCTCACCCTCGGGCAAGTTGGCACTAGAGTCTCGGCAAAACAGTCATAGCAGGAAAAGCGTGACGCCCACCAATTTAGCCAGAGAAGGAGGTTAAGATTTCAAGCGCATGACTTGAAATCTCGGAAGTCTGGACAACAGCAGACCGGCTGGTCATCACCGCGCTTTATGAGAGTCAGGGCCCACTTCCATCACTGATATGGGTGTAGGTGAACTATGCGCTCTCCTAGCCTTGGCTACTCTCTTCGTCTTGACCGCTTCAAGGAAAGTAGTAGGAGGAATATGCGACGAGGACAGTTCGCATCAATCGTGGTCTGGAAAGGAAGAGGGTCCTGTTGGGACCTCTCTTTCTCAACCAATCAATTGACTGGCTaggtgttaggtaatccaactagcaccttGCTCATGTGATCCATATAGATTAGACGAaattcccctttaggtagcttagtgaatgacaagcgtacgagtcctccatcaacaGGAACCGGAGCGGAAAAATAGTCTCCGACGCCATTCTTGGCCTCGCAACTCATGACGAGACCAAATACAAACGAGATGATTGATGCCGATGCAAAGCCATGATTGAGAAAATTGATAGACTTTGGTGGGATCTCAGCGAAGATGGAAAGTGGAACGAAAAGGTATTGGACTTCTCGCCGCTGTTCTTGTTTAAGTCCTCAACATCGTCAAACGGCAACAACTCTTTTCAGAAGCCTGATCCAGCATTATGGCCCGGGGCACTATACAGCCTGGTTACAAACCTGCCGCACTTATCCAGGCCACATTTGAGCATGTTACTTCGAAAGATGCATTCcttttgttctttttctcACACCTCTATGAAAACCTATACTCAGGTAACAAATCCAATTGAACCTGACATTACGGCCGCTTTGTCCTTCTTCGATAATTTCTCTACATGGGATCAGAATCAAAAACAGAACGTCAATAGCGCCTTTGAAAGTTTTGCCAGGTACATTGTTGAGGACTTCCTTCTTCCACGTATGCTATCAATATAATTCCCACCGCTAGAATCATATGTTAATTCAGGTATCCAGTCAGAGCTTCATCCGTGAAGACCCCACAACCAACGCCCACATCATTGTCCTCAATACAGGCATCCACACCTACCGGTACAACACAACGTGTATCTATTCTACGACAAAGCTGTCTCGTGCGCGATCATCATCGGTGCGTGGTTTCTCGGAAGTTCGATAGAAGCGAAGCCAGCAGGCGGCAGAACAAGGACGGGGAAGATTGTAAGGACGATGATGGAAAGCTATTGAAGAATGAATCAAGCGACCATTTTCAATATCTGGAGGTTGCCCACATTCTGCCGCATTGTCTG
This window harbors:
- a CDS encoding uncharacterized protein (EggNog:ENOG410PV9A) yields the protein MIEKIDRLWWDLSEDGKWNEKVLDFSPLFLFKSSTSSNGNNSFQKPDPALWPGALYSLVTNPIEPDITAALSFFDNFSTWDQNQKQNVNSAFESFARYIVEDFLLPLRASSVKTPQPTPTSLSSIQASTPTGTTQRVSILRQSCLVRDHHRCVVSRKFDRSEASRRQNKDGEDCKDDDGKLLKNESSDHFQYLEVAHILPHCLTTVTPRDTDLSDSKKNVLRILDMFDPGIIHLIDGPKIDSPMNALTLTHDHHRSFGEFQIYFEPTGKPYEYRIDSMEQIPFLRDPIFPVARTLTLSPSHTIDPPSARLLGVHRAVAKIMKLSGAGEYIETILRDLEEVDVVRVDGSTNLGHMISLRLGGWFNPLPIF